A window of Tautonia plasticadhaerens contains these coding sequences:
- a CDS encoding lactate racemase domain-containing protein, whose product MRVAVGFQDDRLEFEVPDDRLVGSWDGPEPLPAEAFRDRLRLALEGPIGYPPLRQNVVPGDRVVIPIDPDVPDAPRVVTMIARELQDAGVGSIRALSLGPMPGPIRDDWPSAAPLSVHEPEGADPTTFAYLASTQQGRRIYLNRELTEADVVVPVGALGFDPVLGYKGPWSTLFPGMSNAETRQGECSSPAGVGTRGRVLEESGEVSWLLGSLFHVGVLPGSSGASGVIAGEAGAIREEGIRAIDRAWTFRPEGRADLVVAGIGSPGRPGSMDDLAAGLATAAGLVRRGGKVVVLSRVGGPLGPALRRLTGLDDPSRGGVKALRGAEAEPDYLAARSIAEALAWADVFLLSDLDEDTVDDLSMIALGSAEEARRLASKSPSCLVVNRAERTKADAGDE is encoded by the coding sequence ATGCGGGTCGCGGTGGGGTTCCAGGACGATCGGCTCGAATTCGAGGTGCCCGACGACCGGCTCGTCGGCTCGTGGGACGGCCCGGAGCCCCTCCCGGCCGAGGCGTTCCGGGACCGCCTCCGGCTCGCCCTGGAGGGGCCGATCGGCTACCCCCCGCTGCGGCAGAACGTCGTCCCGGGGGACCGCGTCGTCATCCCGATCGACCCGGACGTGCCCGACGCCCCCCGGGTGGTGACGATGATCGCCCGTGAGCTGCAGGACGCCGGGGTCGGCTCGATCCGGGCCCTCTCCCTCGGCCCGATGCCGGGCCCGATCCGCGACGACTGGCCCTCGGCCGCCCCCCTCTCGGTGCACGAGCCCGAGGGGGCCGACCCGACGACCTTCGCCTACCTCGCCAGCACCCAGCAGGGGCGACGGATCTACCTGAACCGGGAGCTGACCGAGGCCGACGTGGTCGTGCCCGTCGGGGCGCTCGGCTTCGACCCGGTCCTCGGCTACAAGGGGCCCTGGAGCACGCTCTTCCCCGGGATGAGCAACGCCGAGACCCGGCAGGGCGAGTGTTCCTCCCCGGCCGGGGTCGGCACCCGGGGGAGGGTGCTGGAGGAATCGGGGGAGGTCTCCTGGCTGCTGGGCAGCCTTTTCCACGTCGGCGTCCTGCCGGGCTCCTCGGGGGCCTCCGGGGTGATCGCCGGGGAGGCGGGGGCGATCCGGGAGGAGGGGATCCGGGCGATCGACCGCGCCTGGACCTTCCGCCCCGAGGGCCGGGCCGATCTGGTCGTCGCCGGCATCGGTTCCCCGGGCCGACCGGGCTCGATGGACGACCTCGCCGCCGGGCTCGCCACCGCCGCCGGGCTCGTCCGGCGGGGGGGGAAGGTCGTCGTGCTCTCCCGGGTCGGGGGCCCGCTCGGCCCCGCATTGCGGCGCCTGACCGGCCTGGACGACCCCTCCCGGGGCGGCGTCAAGGCCCTCCGGGGCGCCGAGGCCGAGCCCGACTACCTCGCCGCCCGGTCCATCGCCGAGGCCCTCGCCTGGGCCGACGTCTTCCTGCTGAGCGACCTGGACGAGGACACCGTCGACGACCTCTCCATGATCGCCCTCGGCTCCGCCGAGGAGGCCCGACGCCTCGCCTCCAAGAGCCCCTCCTGCCTGGTCGTCAACCGGGCCGAGCGGACGAAGGCCGACGCCGGGGACGAGTAG